Within Microterricola gilva, the genomic segment CTCGACGTGACCCTGCGACGTTTCGGCGTCGAGACGACCTTCGTCCGCAGCTCCGACCCCGCCGACTACGCCGCGGCCATCACCGACAAGACAAAGCTGATCTTCGCCGAGACGATCGCGAACCCCTCCGGCGAGATCGCCGACATCGAGGGCCTCTCGGATGTCGCGCGCGCGCACGGCATCCCGCTGATCATCGACTCGACGATCGCCACCCCCTACCTCAACCGCCCATTCGAGTGGGGCGCCGACATCGCCATCCACTCGGCGACGAAGTTCCTCGGCGGCCACGGCACGACCCTCGGCGGCGTCGTCGTGGAGAGCGGCCGCTTCCACTGGCACAGCGACAAGTTCCCGCTCTTCGGCGAGCCGGTTCCGAGCTACGGCGGGCTGCAGTGGTCTGGCAACTTCGGCGAGTACGCCTTCCTCACCCGCCTGCGCGCCGAGCAGCTGCGCGACATCGGTCCGAGCCTCGCCCCGCACAGTGCCTTCCTGCTCGCGCAAGGCGTCGAGACACTGCCGTACCGCATCCAGGCACACGTCGACAATGCCCGCGCCGTGGCCGAGTGGCTCGAGGCCGACGACCGCATCGAGAGCGTCTTCTGGGCCGGGCTTCCGAACCACCCGCACCACGAGCGCGCGCAGAAGTACCTGCCGAAGGGGCCGGGTTCCGTGTTCAGCTTCGTCGTGAAGGGCGGCCGCGCCGCCGGCCAGACGTTCATCGAATCGCTGAACCTGGCCAGCCACCTCGCCAACATCGGCGACGCGAAGACCCTCGTCATCCACCCCGCGTCGACGACCCACGCCCAGCTCACCGAACAGCAGCTCATCGACGCCGGTGTGCTGCCGGGTGTTGTGCGCATCAGCGTCGGCATCGAAGATGTCGATGACATCATCTACGACCTCGACCAGGCCCTCGCGGCCGCGACGGGAGCATGACCATGAGCACAACGGATGCCGCAACCACCGTGCCGGTTGAGCAGGCGCCGCGGGTTGAGCCGACCTCGCGGGTTGAGCCTGTCGAAACCCCCGCAGACGCCGTCGTCACCACGCAGCTCGCGAACGGGCTGAGCTGTGACCTGCCCGCGGACTCCCCCCTCGCCAAGCTGCTGCGCTCGCAGCGCACCTGGGTCGGCCCGGACGCGAAGGCGCGCCTGCGCATCCTGCGCGAGGCGAAGTCGATCGCGATCGTCGGCGCATCGCCGAACCCGGCCCGCTCGAGCTACTTCGTGGGCACCTACCTGCAGCAGTCCAGCGACTACCGCGTGTACTTCGTGAACCCGAACGCCGACACGATCCTCGGCCAGAAGGCCTACCCGGATCTGGCGAGCCTGCCGGAAGTGCCCGACATCGTCGACGTGTTCCGCCGTGGCAGCGACATCCCGAGCGTCATCGACGAGGTCGTCGCCGTCGGCGCTCCGACCATCTGGGTGCAGCTCGGCATCTGGAACCAGGATGCCGCGGAGTACGGCGAGTCGAAGGGGCTGACCGTCGTCATGGACCGGTGCATCAAGATCGAGCACGCCCGCTTCAACGGCGGCCTGCACCTGCTCGGCTTCGACACCGGCCAGATCACCGCCCGCAAGACGATTCGCTGAGCCGCGCCCGCGCGCGCTCCTTCGCCACGACTGCAGCGTCGGTCGATGACACGAGTCATCGACCGACGCTGCAGTCTGCGTTTGCGCGCTTGATCAGGCCTTGCGGATGCTGCGGACGCCGACGACGAGTCCGATCACGGCCGTCACGATCGCCGCAACGAAGCCGCCGAGCACCGCGATGGAGCCGAGATCCCCGGCAAACAGGGCGCGCTCCGCTGCGACGACGTAACTCAGCGGGTTGACCGCCGCCGCCGCCTTCATCCAGTCCGGCCCGTTCTCGATCGGCAGCAGCATGCCGGAGAGGATCATGAGCGGGAAGATGAGGGTCTGGTGGATCACCCAGAACATCCAGTCCCGCTCCCGGCAGGCCAGGGCCACCGAGTAGCTCAGCGCGCCGAAGCCGATGCCGAAGATCGCCAGCAGCACGAAGCCGATCACCAGCCCGGCCACGTTGATCTGGAAGCCGAACGGCACGGCGACGAGGCAGACGATCAGGCCCTGCATCGCCAACGGCACGATCTCCTTGAGCGAGCGGCCGATCAGCAGCGCGCTGCGGGCCAGCGGCGCGACGAGCGTGCGCTCGTGCGAGCCCGACTGCATCTCGCCGAGCAGGTTCGCCCCGGTGCTGGCCGTGCCGAACAGCGCCACCATCACGAGGATTCCCGGCACGAACCACTGCAGCGTCTCCGCGGCGGGCAGACCGGATGACGCGACGAGCAGCGGCCCGAACAGCCCGAGGAACACGAGCGGCTGCACGAGGCTGAACAGTGCGCTGAACGGGTCGCGCATGACGGGCCGCAGCTCCCGCACGAACACATTCCAGATGTCGGCGAGGATGCGGGTGCGGCCGGGGACGTTGCCCCGCGACGACGTCGCGGCCCCGCCCTGCTGAGCCGAGCCCGTGTCGGCGGTGTGGGTGTTGAGGGTGTCGATGGTGTTCATGCTGCGTCCTCCTCGGACTCGTGTGCAACGGATGTGGTGTGCTCTGCTGTGGCGGGCGCCTGCCCCTCCTCGCGCAGACTCCGCCCGGTGAGCGCGAGGAACACGTCGTCGAGCGTCGGCTGGTGGATCGACGCCGCCCTCGGCGGCAGCCCTGCCGCGTCGAGCGAGCGCAGGATGGCCGGCAACGCCTCGTCGGCGGCGAGTGCCGGCACCACGACGGCGGTTCCGGATGCCGTTCCGCTGGTGTGGGCGGCCGCCGCCGCGGCATCCGCCGCCGAGTCGAAGCCCAACTCGACCCGGTCGCCGGCGAGGTCGCGCTTCAGCGCCGATGCGGTGTCGTCGGCGATCAGCCGCCCGTGATCCATCACCATCACCCGCTCGGCCAGCTGATCGGCCTCGTCGAGGTAGTGGGTCGTCAGGAAGATCGTTGTGCCGTAGCGGCGGCGCAGCTCGACGATGTGCTGCCAGAGGTTGGCGCGGCTCTGCGGGTCGAGGCCGGTGGACGGCTCGTCGAGGAAGAGCAGCTCCGGCCGGTGGATCAGCCCGAGCGCGATGTCGACGCGGCGGCGCTGCCCGCCCGAGAGTGTCTGCACCTGACGGCCGGCGATGGCGCCGAGGTCGAGGGACTCGATCAACTCGTCGGCCCTGAGGCGGGTCTCGCGCCGGCCGATCCCGTAGAACGCGCCCTGGCTGTGCAGCTCATCGCGCACGCGCTGCGTGTAGCCGGCCGATGAACCCTGCCCGATGTAGCCGATGCGGCGACGCACGCCGGCCGGGTCGCGACGGATGTCGCAGCCGACGACGCTCGCCTCGCCGGAGCTGGCCGGCAGCAGGGTGGTGAGCAGGCGCAGCGTCGTCGACTTGCCCGCGCCGTTCGGCCCGAGGAACGCGACGAGCTCCCCCGCCGCGACGTCGAGGTTGAGATCGGAGACCGCCTCAACCTGGCCGCCGGATTTGCCCGTGCCCGGGAACGTCTTGCCGAGCCCCCTGGCCACGATCATCTTCTGCTCTGACATTGTCTGCCCTGGCATCTTCTGATCTGGCATTCTCTGCTCCGGCATCTTCTCTGGTGTCGCGATCTGTGTTGTCATACCTCCACGGTAGAAAGCAAATAGGACACTTTCTGTCCTAATAAAAGAGATACTGAAAACATGTCAGACACCACGAGCAGAACGTTGGAGCTCCTCTCCCTGCTGCAGAGCCACCGGCACTGGTCGTGCCGGGAACTCGCGGACCGTCTCGCCGTCAGCGAGCGCACGCTGCGCCGCGACATCGACCGCTTGCGGGAGCTCGGCTACGAGATCGACGCCAGCCGCGGCGCGATCGGCGGCTACCGCCTGACGGCCGGAACAGGCCTGCCTCCCCTGCTCCTCACCGACGATGAGGGTGTCGCGATCGCCATCGGTCTGCGCTCGCAGACGACATCCGCCCTGCGCGATTCGGAGCACACGACGCTCAGCGCACTCGCGAAGATCGAGCAGGTTCTGCCTCCGGCGCTCCGCAGGCGGATCGACGCACTGCAGTCGCACATGTCGGTCGCGCCCGGGCAGGGGCCGGCCGTCGACCCCGAGCTGCTCGGCCTCCTCGCGCTCAGCTGTCGGGACAGCGAACGGATCCGCTTCAGCTACACCGACGCGCGCGGCGCCGACTCCACCCGCAGCGCGGAACCGCACATGCTGGTGCCGCGCGGGCGCCGCTGGTACCTCGTCGCGTGGGACCGCGACCGCGCCGCCTGGCGCACCTTCCGGCTAGATCGCATCTCCGCGCTGCAGCAGACCCGGGTGCTCTTCACGGCTCGCGATCTGAGCGCGGCGGCCGCCGCCGAGCTCGTGGCCGCCGCCGTCTCCTGGCGGGAGAACCCGCTGAGCGCCGAGGTGCACATCGCGGCCCCGCTCGGGGCGGTTCAGGAGAAGCTGGGCTGGTGGGCGCGCGACACGGTGGCGCTGGATGCCGATACCACCGTGTGGACGCTCACCGGCGACTCCGCCGCGCACATCGCCACCGCGCTGCTCTGGATCCCGGCGGAGTTCGCCTTCACCGTGCACGGCCGGCCGGAGCTGCTGCGCGAGCTCACCGCCTTCGCGGACCGCTTCACGTCCATCAGCGGGTAGCCCCGCGCATCTCCGCGGCCGACTGCTGGGCGACTAGATGGAGTAGCCGAAGCTGAGCAGCTTGAGCTCGCGGCCGTCCGGCATGGTCAGCAGCGGCTCCCGGTCGAGCAGACGCTCGAATCCGAGCCGTTCATAGAGCTTGTGCGCGCCCGTCATCTCCGGGCCCGAGTTCATGACGACGCGGGGAACGCCGCGGAGTCGGCCGAGCAGCAGCACGTGGCGGCTGAGCAGTTCGCCGATGCCGCGGCGGCGGGCGTCCGGGTGCACGGCGAGCAGTCGGAAGTCCATCTCGCCGACCTGCGGAAGCTCGGTCATCACGGCGCCGGCCCGCGGCGTCGAGACGGTGCCGA encodes:
- a CDS encoding O-acetylhomoserine aminocarboxypropyltransferase/cysteine synthase family protein, with the protein product MADREYGFKTRAIHAGNIPDPVTGARALPIYQTSAFVFDDTADAAARFALQKYGNIYSRLANPTVASFEERVASLEGGLGAVATASGLSAQYITFASLAGSGDHIVASANLYGGSITQLDVTLRRFGVETTFVRSSDPADYAAAITDKTKLIFAETIANPSGEIADIEGLSDVARAHGIPLIIDSTIATPYLNRPFEWGADIAIHSATKFLGGHGTTLGGVVVESGRFHWHSDKFPLFGEPVPSYGGLQWSGNFGEYAFLTRLRAEQLRDIGPSLAPHSAFLLAQGVETLPYRIQAHVDNARAVAEWLEADDRIESVFWAGLPNHPHHERAQKYLPKGPGSVFSFVVKGGRAAGQTFIESLNLASHLANIGDAKTLVIHPASTTHAQLTEQQLIDAGVLPGVVRISVGIEDVDDIIYDLDQALAAATGA
- a CDS encoding CoA-binding protein translates to MSCDLPADSPLAKLLRSQRTWVGPDAKARLRILREAKSIAIVGASPNPARSSYFVGTYLQQSSDYRVYFVNPNADTILGQKAYPDLASLPEVPDIVDVFRRGSDIPSVIDEVVAVGAPTIWVQLGIWNQDAAEYGESKGLTVVMDRCIKIEHARFNGGLHLLGFDTGQITARKTIR
- a CDS encoding ABC transporter permease, encoding MNTIDTLNTHTADTGSAQQGGAATSSRGNVPGRTRILADIWNVFVRELRPVMRDPFSALFSLVQPLVFLGLFGPLLVASSGLPAAETLQWFVPGILVMVALFGTASTGANLLGEMQSGSHERTLVAPLARSALLIGRSLKEIVPLAMQGLIVCLVAVPFGFQINVAGLVIGFVLLAIFGIGFGALSYSVALACRERDWMFWVIHQTLIFPLMILSGMLLPIENGPDWMKAAAAVNPLSYVVAAERALFAGDLGSIAVLGGFVAAIVTAVIGLVVGVRSIRKA
- a CDS encoding ATP-binding cassette domain-containing protein, coding for MIVARGLGKTFPGTGKSGGQVEAVSDLNLDVAAGELVAFLGPNGAGKSTTLRLLTTLLPASSGEASVVGCDIRRDPAGVRRRIGYIGQGSSAGYTQRVRDELHSQGAFYGIGRRETRLRADELIESLDLGAIAGRQVQTLSGGQRRRVDIALGLIHRPELLFLDEPSTGLDPQSRANLWQHIVELRRRYGTTIFLTTHYLDEADQLAERVMVMDHGRLIADDTASALKRDLAGDRVELGFDSAADAAAAAAHTSGTASGTAVVVPALAADEALPAILRSLDAAGLPPRAASIHQPTLDDVFLALTGRSLREEGQAPATAEHTTSVAHESEEDAA
- a CDS encoding helix-turn-helix transcriptional regulator → MSDTTSRTLELLSLLQSHRHWSCRELADRLAVSERTLRRDIDRLRELGYEIDASRGAIGGYRLTAGTGLPPLLLTDDEGVAIAIGLRSQTTSALRDSEHTTLSALAKIEQVLPPALRRRIDALQSHMSVAPGQGPAVDPELLGLLALSCRDSERIRFSYTDARGADSTRSAEPHMLVPRGRRWYLVAWDRDRAAWRTFRLDRISALQQTRVLFTARDLSAAAAAELVAAAVSWRENPLSAEVHIAAPLGAVQEKLGWWARDTVALDADTTVWTLTGDSAAHIATALLWIPAEFAFTVHGRPELLRELTAFADRFTSISG